Proteins found in one Planctomycetes bacterium MalM25 genomic segment:
- the purL gene encoding Phosphoribosylformylglycinamidine synthase subunit PurL, with translation MLWEVDVLPADNRPDRAAERLLDAARHAGFDGLEVATARGFLIEGEALDQAAAEAIADRVLADTVVESRRVDAVDAAPLAAPPARLGGAEATLVHVLPKVGVTDPTAQSAEGAIADLGHPGVRVRTLSKHWIAGEGAERFLEAGRKLLANDAIEQLVVGPLGIDHLATGAPYEFELKHWPIADLDDAGLIELSRANTLSFQLAELQTIQRWFAEQGREPTDIELETLAQTWSEHCSHKTLAGRIAYTDENGERRYESMLKETIFAATNALRKRWGDDPNKEDWCVSVFRDNAGIVRFDETDNVCFKVETHNRPSALEPYGGANTGLGGVIRDTLGTGLGAKPIASTDVFCFAPPETEDLPPGVLSPRRVMHGVVAGVRDYGNRMGIPTVNGAICFDPRYVGNPLVFCGNVGLIPHEMSFGEPKPNDLAVTIGGRTGRDGIHGATFSSAELTHESESLSGGAVQIGNAIEEKKVADVLLEARDRALYSAVTDCGAGGFSSALGEMGEEIGAEVWLEKAPLKYEGLSYTEIWISEAQERMVVSVPEEKWPELRDLCASEGVEATAIGRFTPTGNLTLKYEDNVVGELPMSLLHDGRPPVVREAKYEPAPATPMAPPREDDLTDSLLKVLGSLNVASKEWVIRQYDHEVQAGSVVKPLVGVQSDGPGDAAVVRPKLSSRRGLVIGCGLNPYYGDLDPYHMAASAIDEAMRNCVAVGADPSRVALLDNFCWGDCEKSATLGGLVRAAIACHDLSLVLETPFVSGKDSLNNEFSYIDSSGAKQTIAIPPTLLISAMGQIDDVAQSVTMDLKRPESLLYLVGVTHNELGGSHFGLVNDLTGGEVPKVDPAHAKATFAALHRAIAGGTVLACHDLSEGGLAVALAEMAFAGGVGAEVDAADMPLADDSYADDYARRAAALFGESNTRFLCEVAEADAGRFAAALGDTPHAVIGRTHDIDGVRLKWNGAPAIGADLGTLKEAWQAPLRW, from the coding sequence ATGCTCTGGGAAGTTGATGTCTTGCCCGCCGACAACCGTCCCGACCGGGCGGCCGAACGCCTCCTCGACGCGGCGCGCCACGCCGGGTTCGACGGCCTGGAGGTCGCGACCGCGCGGGGCTTTCTGATCGAGGGCGAGGCGCTCGACCAGGCCGCCGCCGAGGCGATCGCCGACCGCGTGCTCGCCGACACGGTCGTCGAGTCCCGCCGTGTCGACGCGGTCGACGCCGCGCCACTCGCCGCCCCGCCGGCGCGGCTCGGCGGCGCGGAGGCGACGCTCGTCCACGTGCTGCCGAAGGTCGGCGTTACCGACCCGACCGCCCAGAGCGCCGAGGGGGCGATCGCCGATCTCGGCCACCCGGGCGTGCGTGTCCGCACGCTCAGCAAGCATTGGATCGCGGGCGAGGGCGCCGAGCGTTTCCTCGAAGCGGGCCGCAAGCTGCTGGCGAACGACGCCATCGAGCAGCTCGTCGTCGGCCCCTTGGGCATCGATCACCTCGCGACCGGCGCGCCGTATGAGTTCGAGCTGAAGCACTGGCCGATCGCCGACCTGGACGACGCCGGCCTGATAGAACTGAGCCGAGCCAACACGCTCTCGTTCCAGCTCGCCGAGCTGCAAACGATCCAGCGGTGGTTCGCCGAGCAGGGCCGCGAGCCGACCGACATCGAGCTGGAGACCCTCGCCCAAACGTGGAGCGAGCACTGCAGCCACAAGACCCTCGCCGGCCGCATCGCCTACACCGACGAGAACGGCGAGCGGCGGTACGAGAGCATGCTGAAGGAGACCATCTTCGCCGCCACCAACGCGCTGCGCAAGCGGTGGGGCGACGATCCCAATAAAGAAGACTGGTGCGTGAGTGTCTTCCGCGACAACGCGGGCATCGTCCGCTTCGACGAGACCGATAACGTCTGCTTCAAGGTCGAAACGCACAACCGCCCCAGCGCGCTCGAGCCGTACGGCGGAGCCAACACGGGCCTCGGCGGGGTGATCCGTGACACGCTCGGCACCGGCCTCGGCGCGAAGCCGATCGCCTCGACCGACGTCTTCTGCTTCGCCCCCCCCGAAACAGAAGACCTCCCCCCCGGCGTGCTCTCGCCCCGGCGGGTGATGCACGGCGTCGTCGCGGGCGTGCGGGACTACGGCAACCGGATGGGCATCCCGACGGTCAACGGCGCGATCTGTTTCGACCCACGGTACGTCGGCAACCCGCTCGTGTTCTGTGGCAACGTCGGCCTGATCCCGCACGAGATGTCGTTCGGCGAACCCAAACCGAACGACCTCGCGGTGACGATCGGTGGGCGCACCGGACGCGACGGCATCCACGGCGCCACCTTCTCCAGCGCCGAGCTGACGCACGAGAGCGAGTCGCTCTCCGGCGGCGCCGTGCAGATCGGCAACGCGATCGAGGAGAAGAAGGTCGCCGACGTGCTCCTCGAAGCCCGCGACCGGGCCCTCTACAGCGCGGTCACCGACTGCGGCGCCGGCGGGTTCAGCAGCGCCCTCGGCGAGATGGGCGAGGAGATCGGCGCCGAGGTCTGGCTCGAGAAAGCGCCGCTCAAGTACGAGGGGCTCTCTTACACCGAGATCTGGATCTCCGAGGCGCAGGAGCGGATGGTCGTTTCGGTGCCCGAGGAGAAGTGGCCCGAGCTGCGCGACCTGTGCGCCTCGGAGGGCGTCGAAGCGACCGCCATCGGGCGCTTCACGCCGACCGGCAATCTGACGCTCAAGTACGAAGACAACGTCGTCGGCGAGCTGCCGATGTCCCTCCTGCACGACGGACGCCCGCCGGTCGTCCGCGAAGCGAAGTACGAGCCCGCGCCCGCCACGCCCATGGCCCCGCCACGCGAGGACGACCTGACCGACTCGCTGCTGAAGGTGCTCGGCTCGCTCAACGTCGCGAGCAAGGAGTGGGTCATCCGCCAGTACGACCACGAGGTCCAGGCGGGCAGCGTCGTGAAGCCGTTGGTCGGCGTGCAGTCCGACGGGCCCGGCGACGCTGCGGTCGTACGCCCCAAACTCTCCAGCCGTCGCGGGCTGGTGATCGGCTGCGGACTCAATCCGTACTACGGCGACCTCGACCCCTACCACATGGCGGCCAGCGCCATCGACGAGGCGATGCGGAACTGCGTCGCGGTGGGGGCCGACCCGAGCCGCGTCGCGCTGCTCGATAACTTCTGCTGGGGCGACTGCGAGAAGTCGGCCACGCTCGGCGGGCTGGTCCGGGCGGCGATCGCCTGCCACGACCTGTCGCTGGTTCTCGAAACGCCCTTCGTCAGCGGCAAGGACAGCCTCAACAACGAGTTCAGCTACATCGACTCGAGCGGCGCGAAGCAGACGATCGCCATCCCGCCGACGCTCTTGATCAGCGCCATGGGCCAGATCGACGACGTTGCCCAATCGGTCACGATGGACCTCAAGCGGCCCGAGAGCCTGCTCTACCTCGTCGGCGTCACGCACAACGAGCTCGGCGGGTCGCACTTCGGCCTGGTCAACGACCTGACCGGCGGCGAGGTTCCCAAGGTCGACCCGGCGCACGCCAAGGCGACCTTCGCCGCGCTGCATCGCGCCATCGCGGGCGGCACGGTCCTCGCCTGCCACGACCTCAGCGAAGGGGGCCTGGCGGTCGCGCTGGCCGAGATGGCCTTTGCCGGCGGTGTGGGCGCCGAGGTCGACGCGGCCGATATGCCGCTCGCCGATGACAGCTACGCCGACGACTACGCCCGCCGCGCCGCCGCGCTGTTCGGCGAGTCGAACACGCGCTTCCTGTGTGAGGTCGCGGAGGCGGACGCCGGCCGCTTCGCAGCCGCCCTTGGCGACACGCCGCACGCGGTGATCGGCCGCACCCACGACATCGACGGGGTGCGCCTCAAGTGGAACGGCGCCCCGGCGATCGGCGCCGACCTCGGAACTTTGAAAGAGGCCTGGCAGGCGCCGTTACGCTGGTAG
- a CDS encoding Transposase DDE domain protein: MPAGAAEPRKKRYEVKNWKRYNEALVNRGDFTFYFSEEVVDAWEHENEAKKNGRPFTYSDVAIETLLTIRELFRLPYRQTEGFGRALAKLLDAGVAIPHHTSLVKRAAKLKVSIDIDPAKGPIDVVVDSTGLKVFGDGEWHRKKHGVDKRRTFRKVHLAVDPASHAIVAQLLTESSMHDATPVKPLLEQVEQEVQTFYGDGAYDTWAVREHLEEERIHQIIPPRKNAVIRQHGNSSADPIERDECLRQIRRDGKKSWKEAIGYHRRSLAETAMSRLKGAFGDRLKNREPRNQATELALRCKILNAFVAIGMPLNIWG; the protein is encoded by the coding sequence ATGCCAGCAGGCGCAGCGGAGCCGCGTAAGAAGCGTTACGAGGTCAAGAACTGGAAGCGGTACAACGAGGCACTCGTGAACCGGGGCGACTTCACGTTCTACTTCTCTGAAGAAGTCGTGGACGCTTGGGAGCACGAGAACGAGGCGAAGAAGAACGGCCGCCCGTTCACCTACAGCGACGTGGCGATCGAGACCCTGCTGACGATCCGCGAGCTGTTCCGCCTGCCTTACCGGCAGACCGAGGGCTTCGGACGAGCGTTGGCTAAGCTCCTCGACGCGGGCGTCGCGATCCCGCACCATACGAGCCTCGTGAAGCGTGCCGCGAAGCTGAAGGTCTCGATCGACATCGACCCAGCGAAGGGGCCGATCGACGTGGTGGTCGATAGCACGGGCCTGAAGGTCTTCGGAGACGGCGAGTGGCATCGCAAGAAGCACGGGGTCGATAAGCGTCGCACGTTCCGCAAGGTCCACCTGGCGGTCGATCCGGCGAGCCACGCAATCGTCGCTCAGCTGCTGACCGAGTCGAGCATGCATGACGCCACGCCGGTGAAGCCGCTGCTGGAACAAGTCGAGCAAGAGGTCCAGACGTTCTACGGCGACGGGGCGTACGACACGTGGGCCGTCCGCGAGCACCTCGAAGAAGAGCGTATCCACCAGATCATCCCGCCGCGGAAGAACGCGGTGATCCGTCAGCACGGCAACTCGTCGGCCGACCCGATCGAACGCGACGAGTGCCTCAGGCAGATCCGCCGCGACGGCAAGAAGAGCTGGAAGGAGGCGATCGGCTATCACCGACGCAGCCTCGCCGAGACGGCCATGAGCCGGCTGAAGGGTGCCTTCGGCGACCGGCTGAAGAACCGAGAACCCCGCAACCAAGCCACCGAACTCGCCCTACGCTGCAAGATACTCAACGCCTTCGTCGCAATCGGTATGCCTCTCAACATCTGGGGTTAG
- the purQ gene encoding Phosphoribosylformylglycinamidine synthase, producing the protein MATPKVLVLRSPGTNCDEETAEAFRLAGAQAERVHVNRLLEAPSLLNDYQALALPGGFSYGDDISAGRVLGNQLRLTLSEPLQRFRDAGKLVLGICNGFQVLIKTGLLDLDDDAGPQATLTWNDHGRYEARWVNLNVTPGECVFLRGMDGAEMPIAHAEGKIAVRDDAALDGLKSSGRLVLQYANEDGSPADGFPANPNGAAANAAGLTDSTGRVLGLMPHPERFLDATQHPQWTRRDVDPNSPGDGLRLFRNAVEYFE; encoded by the coding sequence ATGGCGACCCCCAAAGTCCTCGTCCTCCGCTCGCCCGGCACGAACTGCGATGAAGAGACCGCCGAGGCGTTCCGCTTGGCGGGCGCTCAGGCCGAGCGCGTCCACGTGAACCGGCTGCTCGAGGCGCCCTCGCTGCTGAACGACTACCAAGCGCTCGCGCTGCCGGGCGGGTTCAGCTACGGCGATGATATTTCGGCCGGGCGGGTGCTCGGCAACCAGTTGCGGCTGACCCTTTCGGAGCCCCTCCAGCGGTTCCGCGACGCGGGCAAGCTCGTGCTCGGGATCTGCAACGGCTTCCAGGTGCTCATCAAGACCGGCCTCCTCGATCTCGACGACGACGCCGGCCCCCAAGCGACCCTCACCTGGAACGACCACGGCCGCTACGAGGCCCGCTGGGTGAACCTGAACGTCACACCCGGCGAGTGCGTCTTCTTGCGCGGCATGGACGGGGCCGAGATGCCGATCGCCCACGCCGAGGGGAAGATCGCCGTCCGCGACGACGCGGCTTTGGACGGGCTCAAATCAAGCGGTCGCCTCGTGCTGCAATACGCCAATGAGGACGGCTCCCCGGCTGACGGCTTCCCCGCGAACCCGAACGGCGCCGCCGCGAACGCCGCGGGCCTGACCGACTCGACCGGCCGCGTCCTCGGCCTGATGCCCCACCCGGAACGCTTCCTCGACGCGACCCAGCACCCGCAATGGACCCGCCGCGACGTCGACCCCAACTCACCGGGGGACGGGCTGCGGTTGTTTAGGAACGCGGTGGAGTACTTTGAGTGA